A region from the Halobacillus mangrovi genome encodes:
- a CDS encoding thiamine pyrophosphate-dependent dehydrogenase E1 component subunit alpha, with translation MAENRHKSLGLSDEQVLDMFRTMLLARKIDERMWLLNRAGKIPFVISCQGQEAAQVGASFALDREKDYALPYYRDMGVVLSFGMTAQDLMLSGFAKAEDPNSGGRQMPGHFGQKKNRIVTGSSPVTTQVPHAVGIALAGKMEKKDFVSLVTFGEGSSNQGDFHEGANFAGVHKLPVIFMVENNKYAISVPVSKQLACEKVSDRAIGYGMPGYTVDGNDPLAVYEAVKAAADRGRSGEGPTLIETVSYRLTPHSSDDDDRTYREREEVEEAKKKDSIVTFANYLREQSILTEEKEEEMIKELDQLVNEATDYAENAAYAEAETALNYVYEE, from the coding sequence ATGGCTGAAAATCGCCATAAATCATTAGGTTTGAGTGATGAACAAGTATTGGACATGTTCCGAACAATGTTATTAGCAAGAAAAATCGATGAACGTATGTGGTTGTTAAACCGTGCAGGTAAAATCCCGTTCGTGATTTCTTGTCAGGGGCAAGAAGCAGCTCAAGTTGGAGCTTCCTTTGCGCTTGATCGTGAGAAAGATTACGCGCTTCCTTACTACCGAGATATGGGAGTGGTGCTTTCGTTCGGGATGACCGCGCAGGATCTTATGCTTTCTGGATTTGCTAAAGCGGAAGATCCTAACTCTGGAGGTCGTCAGATGCCCGGTCACTTTGGGCAAAAGAAAAATCGCATCGTTACAGGATCTTCCCCTGTAACAACACAAGTCCCTCATGCTGTTGGGATTGCTCTTGCTGGCAAAATGGAGAAAAAGGATTTCGTTTCTCTTGTAACCTTTGGGGAAGGCTCTTCCAACCAGGGTGATTTCCATGAAGGGGCAAACTTTGCGGGTGTACACAAACTGCCGGTCATTTTTATGGTTGAAAATAACAAGTACGCCATCTCTGTTCCAGTGTCGAAGCAATTGGCTTGTGAAAAAGTATCCGACCGTGCCATTGGTTATGGAATGCCCGGATACACGGTTGATGGAAATGATCCGCTGGCTGTATATGAAGCTGTTAAAGCAGCGGCTGACCGTGGACGAAGTGGAGAGGGTCCTACGCTGATCGAAACCGTCTCCTATCGATTGACTCCGCACTCCAGTGATGACGATGACAGGACATATCGTGAAAGAGAAGAAGTGGAGGAAGCGAAGAAGAAGGATTCTATCGTAACGTTTGCAAACTACTTACGTGAACAGAGTATTTTGACTGAAGAAAAAGAAGAAGAAATGATTAAAGAACTTGATCAACTAGTCAATGAAGCGACAGATTATGCTGAAAATGCAGCCTATGCTGAAGCTGAAACCGCATTGAACTATGTATATGAAGAGTAA
- a CDS encoding alpha-ketoacid dehydrogenase subunit beta → MAVISYIQAVTQALREEMQRDDKVFVLGEDVGKRGGVFRATDGLYDEFGEDRVLDTPLAESAIAGVGIGAAMYGMRPVAEMQFADFIMPAVNQIISEAAKIRYRSNNDWNAPITIRAPYGGGVHGALYHSQSVEAVFANQPGLKIVMPSTPYDVKGLLKASIRDNDPVLFFEHKRAYRLIKGEVPEEDYTLPLGKADVKREGSDITVITYGLCVHFALQAAEKLAEEGIDAHILDLRTVYPLDKEGIIEAASKTGKVLLVTEDNKEGGIISEVSAIISENCLFDLDAPVQRLAGPDVPSMPYAPTMEKYFMMNPDKVEKAMRDLAEF, encoded by the coding sequence ATGGCAGTAATATCTTATATTCAAGCTGTAACGCAGGCGTTGAGGGAAGAAATGCAACGCGATGATAAAGTTTTTGTTTTAGGAGAAGACGTTGGGAAACGCGGAGGCGTTTTCCGTGCAACAGACGGCCTTTATGATGAATTCGGTGAAGATCGTGTGCTAGATACACCTCTTGCAGAATCCGCGATTGCAGGTGTGGGAATAGGCGCAGCTATGTACGGAATGCGTCCGGTTGCTGAAATGCAGTTTGCAGACTTCATTATGCCAGCTGTAAACCAAATTATTTCAGAGGCTGCAAAAATCCGTTATCGATCTAACAACGATTGGAATGCTCCTATTACTATCCGTGCTCCTTATGGCGGAGGAGTGCATGGAGCTTTGTATCATTCTCAATCCGTAGAAGCTGTTTTTGCAAACCAGCCAGGCCTGAAAATTGTCATGCCCTCTACCCCATATGATGTAAAGGGGCTTTTGAAAGCATCTATTCGAGATAACGACCCCGTTCTGTTCTTTGAACACAAACGCGCTTATCGATTGATAAAAGGTGAAGTGCCTGAAGAAGATTACACACTGCCTCTTGGAAAGGCAGATGTAAAACGTGAAGGATCTGATATTACGGTCATTACTTATGGATTATGTGTTCACTTTGCTCTTCAAGCGGCAGAGAAGCTTGCTGAAGAAGGAATCGATGCACACATTCTAGATCTGAGAACGGTCTATCCACTTGATAAAGAAGGCATCATTGAAGCGGCTTCAAAAACAGGTAAGGTTCTTCTGGTAACGGAAGATAACAAAGAAGGCGGGATCATTTCTGAAGTCTCTGCGATAATCAGTGAAAACTGCTTGTTTGATTTAGATGCTCCCGTTCAGCGTTTGGCAGGCCCTGATGTGCCATCCATGCCTTATGCTCCAACAATGGAAAAATACTTTATGATGAATCCAGATAAAGTGGAAAAAGCGATGCGCGATCTCGCTGAATTTTAA
- a CDS encoding dihydrolipoamide acetyltransferase family protein, producing the protein MGLEKINMPQLGESVTEGTISTWLVQPGDKVNKYDPIAEVMTDKVNAEVPSSFTGVIKELVAQEGDTIEVGDLMCHIEVEGAGSDSKPEAPTPKHEPPEETTEKKEPAKTEKESKPKLDKGNKKRYSPAVMTLAQEHDIDLNQVEGTGRGGRITRKDIEKIIESGEIPTADQAPAPKPKQQETPAPAAEKTAAPSANVQAGEGDIEIPVTGVRKAIAANMVKSKTEIPHAWMMVEVDVTNLVELRNAKKNKFKQQEGYSLTYFAFFVKAVAQALKEYPQLNSMWAGDKIIQKKAINLNIAVAKEDQLFVPVIRDADEKSIKGIAKDITELANKARQGKLTSQDMEGGTFTVNNTGSFGSVQSMGVINHPQAAILQVESIVKKPVFQNGMFGARDMVNLCLSLDHRVLDGLVAGNFLARVKEILEKMSEENTSIY; encoded by the coding sequence GTGGGTTTAGAAAAAATCAATATGCCCCAGCTTGGTGAGAGTGTCACTGAAGGAACAATTAGCACATGGCTCGTCCAGCCGGGTGATAAAGTAAATAAATATGATCCAATTGCTGAAGTCATGACCGACAAAGTAAATGCAGAAGTCCCATCTTCCTTTACTGGAGTCATCAAAGAGCTGGTAGCACAAGAAGGCGATACTATTGAAGTTGGCGATTTAATGTGTCATATAGAGGTTGAAGGAGCAGGTTCAGATTCCAAGCCAGAAGCACCGACACCTAAACATGAGCCTCCTGAAGAAACAACTGAGAAGAAAGAACCAGCCAAAACTGAAAAAGAGAGTAAACCGAAGCTGGATAAAGGAAACAAGAAACGCTATTCACCTGCAGTTATGACTCTTGCTCAGGAACATGATATCGATTTGAATCAAGTAGAAGGTACTGGGCGCGGTGGCCGTATCACCCGTAAAGACATTGAGAAGATCATCGAAAGCGGAGAAATTCCTACCGCGGATCAAGCTCCAGCACCAAAACCGAAACAGCAAGAGACGCCAGCACCGGCAGCTGAGAAAACAGCTGCACCTTCAGCTAATGTACAAGCAGGTGAAGGGGATATTGAGATCCCTGTAACTGGTGTGCGTAAAGCAATTGCAGCAAATATGGTGAAATCGAAGACGGAGATTCCTCATGCGTGGATGATGGTTGAAGTCGATGTCACGAATCTTGTAGAGCTGCGTAATGCAAAGAAAAACAAATTTAAACAGCAAGAAGGTTATAGCCTGACTTATTTTGCATTCTTCGTCAAAGCTGTTGCACAAGCGTTGAAAGAATACCCTCAGTTAAACAGCATGTGGGCAGGGGATAAAATAATCCAGAAGAAAGCAATTAACTTAAACATTGCAGTAGCTAAGGAAGATCAATTATTTGTTCCAGTAATCCGTGATGCAGATGAGAAAAGTATTAAAGGAATTGCCAAAGATATCACCGAGCTTGCCAATAAAGCCCGTCAAGGCAAACTAACATCTCAGGATATGGAAGGTGGTACCTTCACGGTAAACAACACCGGTTCATTTGGTTCTGTCCAATCAATGGGGGTAATTAATCATCCACAAGCAGCTATTTTGCAAGTGGAGTCGATCGTGAAAAAACCTGTGTTCCAAAATGGAATGTTCGGAGCGCGAGATATGGTCAACTTGTGTCTTTCGCTTGACCATCGTGTACTTGATGGCCTGGTCGCTGGTAATTTCCTAGCCCGTGTTAAAGAAATTCTTGAAAAAATGTCTGAAGAAAATACTTCTATTTACTAA
- a CDS encoding BrxA/BrxB family bacilliredoxin: MQMDFNIFMNDVVTQARDEISKAGYTELTTPEEVDEALNKEGTTLVMINSVCGCAGGIARPAAAHAIHYDKRPDHLVTVFAGQDREATNRAREYFEGYPPSSPSFALLKDGKIKTMVERHDIEGFEPMEVIGKLQRSFEEYCEEV; the protein is encoded by the coding sequence ATGCAGATGGATTTTAATATTTTCATGAATGATGTTGTCACACAAGCACGCGATGAAATCTCCAAAGCGGGATATACAGAACTAACTACGCCAGAAGAAGTTGATGAAGCTTTAAACAAAGAAGGTACGACTCTTGTTATGATCAACTCCGTTTGCGGTTGTGCAGGTGGAATTGCCCGCCCGGCAGCTGCTCATGCAATTCATTACGATAAGCGCCCGGACCACTTAGTTACGGTATTCGCTGGTCAAGACCGTGAGGCTACTAACCGTGCCAGAGAATACTTTGAAGGTTATCCACCTTCTTCTCCATCCTTTGCTCTTTTAAAAGATGGGAAAATCAAAACAATGGTTGAACGCCATGACATTGAAGGTTTTGAACCAATGGAAGTTATCGGGAAGCTTCAACGCAGTTTTGAAGAGTATTGCGAAGAAGTCTAG
- a CDS encoding aromatic acid exporter family protein — protein sequence MKIGYRTIKTAIGTPFAIWIAQMLQLDNFASAGILTILCIQITRKRSFLSAWHRFSACLVAMVFSFIFFELIGYNPLSIGLMLFAFIPVTVWLKITPGIVTSSVIILHLYGSGNIEWDTIWNEILLIIVGIGTALLLNLYMPSLENKLGEYQQEVEHNFSIILQELAKFLREGNDTWTGQELTYTADLLEKAKSLSFRDVENHLLSTHNRYYHYFHMRTKQFELLERMLPLVSRITADYEQRHSIASFFDDLAGAVHPGNTAVIYLKKLKVLKEEFRQTRLPQSREEFEVRASLFHLLNEIEQYLIIKRSFKKSDV from the coding sequence GTGAAAATTGGATATCGAACAATAAAAACAGCAATAGGTACGCCATTTGCCATTTGGATTGCCCAAATGCTTCAGTTGGATAACTTTGCTTCCGCAGGTATCCTTACAATCCTATGTATACAAATCACTAGAAAACGCTCTTTCCTATCGGCCTGGCACCGTTTTTCTGCCTGCTTAGTAGCCATGGTTTTTTCTTTTATATTCTTCGAATTAATTGGTTATAACCCATTATCTATTGGATTAATGTTATTTGCATTTATTCCGGTTACCGTATGGTTAAAAATTACGCCTGGGATCGTTACGAGTTCTGTTATTATTTTACACCTGTATGGTTCAGGTAACATCGAATGGGATACGATATGGAACGAGATTCTTCTTATCATTGTGGGTATTGGTACAGCACTGCTCCTGAACTTATATATGCCAAGTTTAGAAAACAAGCTCGGAGAGTACCAGCAGGAGGTTGAGCACAATTTTTCAATAATCTTACAAGAGCTTGCTAAGTTCCTGAGAGAAGGGAACGATACGTGGACGGGGCAGGAGTTGACTTACACTGCGGACTTACTTGAAAAAGCTAAATCGTTATCCTTTAGAGATGTAGAAAACCACCTTCTCAGCACTCATAACAGGTATTATCATTACTTTCATATGAGGACGAAACAATTCGAACTGCTCGAGCGTATGCTCCCCCTTGTCAGCAGAATTACTGCAGATTATGAACAGAGACACTCAATAGCAAGCTTTTTTGATGATTTGGCAGGAGCTGTCCATCCTGGGAATACGGCTGTTATTTACTTAAAGAAGCTGAAAGTATTAAAAGAAGAATTTCGTCAAACAAGACTTCCTCAATCTCGGGAAGAGTTTGAGGTGAGAGCAAGTCTCTTTCATCTTTTGAATGAGATCGAGCAGTACCTGATCATTAAACGATCTTTCAAGAAAAGCGATGTATAG
- a CDS encoding L,D-transpeptidase codes for MKILTLLFLIVGSFVTPHVTGEPVILVNKTTHEVVLMKRGKMVFHAQAAVGKTRELTPEGQFRIKVKAKDPYYRKKNIPGGDPENPLGSRWIGFDARGTDGRIYGIHGTNQPNSIGKSVSAGCIRLKNHDVEKLFDLVPSGSDVLIVSSNQTIDELYEQWEKEKLEDVFSPAT; via the coding sequence ATGAAGATCCTTACGCTTCTCTTTTTAATAGTCGGCTCTTTTGTGACCCCTCATGTCACTGGTGAACCTGTCATTCTTGTGAATAAGACAACTCACGAAGTTGTCCTAATGAAAAGAGGAAAAATGGTTTTTCATGCTCAAGCAGCTGTAGGAAAAACAAGAGAACTAACGCCTGAGGGGCAATTCCGTATTAAAGTGAAAGCCAAGGATCCTTACTACAGAAAGAAAAACATCCCTGGAGGAGATCCAGAAAATCCTCTTGGCTCGCGCTGGATCGGATTTGATGCAAGAGGAACAGATGGAAGGATCTACGGCATACATGGAACAAATCAACCGAATTCGATTGGCAAGTCAGTCTCGGCCGGATGCATCAGATTAAAGAATCATGATGTGGAAAAGCTTTTTGACCTTGTTCCATCAGGCTCAGATGTTCTAATTGTGAGCAGTAATCAAACGATAGACGAATTATATGAGCAGTGGGAGAAAGAAAAGTTGGAAGATGTCTTTTCTCCTGCCACATAA
- the prli42 gene encoding stressosome-associated protein Prli42: MAANKQQKQPLKKKRSKRERRMKVVIYLMIISMVLSTLLAGASFFL, translated from the coding sequence TTGGCCGCAAATAAACAGCAAAAACAACCATTGAAGAAGAAGAGATCTAAACGTGAGCGCCGCATGAAAGTGGTCATTTATTTAATGATCATTTCTATGGTCCTTTCCACACTCCTAGCTGGAGCAAGTTTCTTCTTATAA
- a CDS encoding acyl-CoA mutase large subunit family protein, translated as MTHSSNYDEIRKNWEKDVEKATRRFPERKETFTTSSELFIERLYTPNQTDENYIEEIGFPGQFPYTRGIQPTMYRSRYWTMRQYAGFGSAEETNKRFRYLLKQGQTGLSVAFDLPTQIGYDSDDPMAEGEVGKVGVAIDSLKDMEQLFDHIPLDQVSTSMTINAPASILLAMYIAVGEKQGVAPEKLTGTIQNDILKEYIARGTYIYPPKPSMRLITDIFAYCQENLPKFNTISISGYHIREAGSTAVQEVAFTIANGMAYVDAALEAGLEVDQFAPRLAFFFNAHNQFFEEAAKFRAARRMWAKIMKDHYQAENPKSWKLRFHTQTGGSTLTAQQPDNNIVRVTLQALAAVMGGTQSLHTNSRDEALALPTEDSARIALRTQQIIANESGVADTIDPLAGSYYVESLTDQIEKEANQYIERIKELGGAVQAVEDGYMQREIHKAAYDAQKRIESKEDIIVGLNEYQLEEEINEDLLRVDEELEKSQIEQTNNVRAARDQNKVDQSLLRLKQTASGSENVMPYIVDAVKVYATVGEIANVLRDEFGEYTGM; from the coding sequence ATGACCCATTCATCAAACTATGACGAAATAAGAAAAAATTGGGAAAAGGACGTTGAAAAGGCGACACGCCGTTTCCCGGAACGAAAAGAAACTTTTACTACAAGCTCAGAGCTTTTCATAGAACGTCTTTATACTCCGAATCAAACCGATGAGAATTACATAGAGGAAATTGGGTTTCCAGGCCAGTTTCCATATACAAGAGGGATTCAGCCGACCATGTATCGGAGCCGGTATTGGACAATGCGTCAATATGCGGGATTTGGATCCGCTGAAGAAACCAATAAACGTTTCCGCTATTTATTGAAACAAGGGCAAACGGGCCTGTCGGTTGCTTTTGATCTACCGACACAGATTGGTTACGATTCAGATGATCCGATGGCTGAAGGAGAAGTTGGAAAAGTCGGTGTTGCCATTGATTCTTTAAAAGATATGGAGCAGCTTTTTGATCATATTCCCTTAGATCAGGTCAGTACGTCCATGACCATAAATGCGCCTGCATCTATCTTGCTTGCGATGTATATTGCAGTAGGTGAAAAGCAAGGGGTTGCACCGGAGAAACTCACTGGTACGATTCAGAACGATATTCTGAAAGAGTATATTGCCAGGGGGACTTACATCTATCCACCAAAACCTTCGATGCGGCTAATTACAGATATTTTTGCTTATTGCCAAGAGAACTTACCAAAATTTAATACAATTAGTATCTCTGGTTATCACATAAGAGAAGCCGGTTCTACTGCAGTGCAGGAAGTGGCGTTTACAATTGCCAATGGAATGGCCTATGTCGATGCCGCCCTTGAAGCTGGTCTTGAAGTGGACCAATTTGCACCACGATTAGCTTTCTTCTTTAATGCTCACAACCAATTCTTCGAAGAAGCGGCTAAGTTCAGAGCTGCCAGAAGGATGTGGGCGAAGATCATGAAGGATCATTATCAGGCTGAGAATCCGAAAAGCTGGAAATTACGTTTCCACACCCAAACCGGAGGAAGTACCTTAACCGCTCAGCAACCGGATAATAATATTGTACGAGTGACTTTGCAAGCGCTCGCTGCAGTTATGGGAGGTACCCAAAGTCTTCACACCAATTCAAGGGATGAAGCACTTGCGCTACCAACAGAGGATTCAGCAAGAATTGCCCTACGTACTCAGCAGATCATCGCGAACGAAAGCGGAGTTGCTGACACAATCGATCCGTTAGCAGGGTCTTACTATGTGGAATCTTTAACCGATCAAATTGAGAAAGAAGCCAATCAATATATTGAACGAATTAAAGAGCTCGGTGGAGCGGTCCAGGCTGTGGAAGATGGATATATGCAAAGAGAAATCCACAAAGCAGCCTATGACGCCCAAAAACGAATTGAATCAAAAGAGGATATCATCGTTGGCTTAAATGAATATCAGCTCGAAGAAGAAATCAATGAAGATCTATTGCGTGTCGATGAAGAATTGGAAAAATCACAGATCGAACAAACAAATAATGTAAGAGCGGCAAGAGATCAAAATAAAGTTGACCAGTCATTACTTCGATTAAAACAAACAGCAAGTGGTTCAGAAAACGTTATGCCTTACATTGTTGATGCTGTGAAGGTGTATGCAACCGTCGGGGAAATCGCGAATGTATTACGCGATGAATTTGGCGAATATACCGGAATGTAA
- the mce gene encoding methylmalonyl-CoA epimerase — protein sequence MKPIRVLIAKPGLDGHDRGALIIAQALRDHGMEVIYTGLRQSAIQIARAAIQEDVDVVGLSSLSGAHKSLFPKVVAALDEQGAGDIPVIGGGVIPAEDIPYLEDQGVAKIFTSGSPTDAIAVYIKQLIHKETIAAPRKIAHIGIAVENIDQTLPFYQHSLGLSLEAVEVVESEQVRVAFLKIGETKLELLEPLSEASPIQSFLSKRGEGIHHIALEVDDIHHRLEQYKQQGIKLIHEEPKAGAHNSQIAFLHPKAANGVLFEMCQPEGKE from the coding sequence ATGAAACCAATACGAGTACTCATAGCTAAACCAGGATTAGACGGACACGACAGAGGAGCGTTAATCATCGCCCAGGCATTGAGAGACCACGGGATGGAAGTCATTTATACTGGCTTACGTCAATCGGCTATTCAAATTGCAAGGGCTGCCATACAAGAAGACGTAGATGTTGTCGGCCTTTCCTCTTTATCTGGTGCACATAAATCCTTATTCCCAAAAGTAGTTGCAGCTTTGGATGAACAAGGCGCAGGAGATATTCCTGTAATCGGAGGAGGGGTTATTCCTGCAGAAGACATCCCTTATCTTGAGGATCAAGGGGTTGCCAAAATTTTCACAAGTGGTTCTCCTACTGATGCGATCGCTGTCTACATCAAACAGTTGATCCATAAAGAAACCATTGCTGCCCCTCGAAAGATTGCTCACATTGGCATCGCAGTTGAAAATATCGATCAAACCCTGCCCTTTTACCAGCATAGCTTGGGTTTATCGCTTGAAGCTGTCGAGGTTGTGGAATCTGAACAAGTGCGTGTGGCTTTTTTGAAGATCGGTGAAACGAAGCTTGAATTATTAGAACCTCTTAGTGAAGCTTCTCCAATTCAATCGTTCCTAAGTAAAAGAGGAGAAGGAATTCATCACATTGCATTAGAAGTTGATGATATTCATCACCGATTAGAGCAATATAAACAACAAGGGATCAAATTGATCCATGAAGAGCCTAAGGCAGGCGCTCATAACAGTCAAATTGCCTTCTTACATCCAAAGGCTGCCAATGGAGTATTGTTTGAAATGTGTCAGCCAGAGGGAAAGGAGTAA
- a CDS encoding acyl-CoA carboxylase subunit beta → MDIFDKINELYDKRRQVELGGGDERIDKQHEKGKWTARERIDYLVDEDSFIELNPFIEHRHDAFGMDGKQAPGEGVVTGFGKINGRDVYLFAQDFTVYGGALGEMHAKKIAAVMDLAVKNRTPFIGLNDSGGARIQEGVSSLDGYGQVFYRNSIYSGVIPQISVIMGPCAGGAVYSPAITDFVIMVEKTSQMFITGPKVIETVTGEQISAEDLGGAHVHNTLSGNAHLKTEDEASALDAVKDLVSYLPQSNMDPTPEVEVEEEDDYRPDITDKIPFDPLRPYDVRVIIDEVVDQDSFFEIHKDFAKNIVVGFGRLKGRTIGLVCNQPKYMAGGLDIDSSDKASRFIRFCDSFNIPLITFEDVTGFFPGIKQEHGGIIRHGAKILYAYSEATVPKLTVITRKAYGGAYVALNSKSIGADLVYAWPNAEIAVMGPEGAANIIFAKEIKESDNPEETRQHKINEYRERFANPYVAAGLGMVDDVIDPRETRSTLIKALDMLKNKQEDRPYKKHGNIPL, encoded by the coding sequence ATGGACATTTTTGATAAAATTAATGAACTCTATGATAAACGTCGTCAAGTAGAACTTGGAGGCGGGGACGAACGAATCGATAAACAGCATGAAAAAGGAAAATGGACCGCCCGTGAACGCATCGATTATTTAGTGGATGAGGACAGCTTTATTGAGCTCAATCCATTCATCGAACATCGTCACGATGCCTTTGGGATGGATGGCAAACAAGCACCAGGCGAAGGAGTCGTAACAGGATTCGGTAAAATTAACGGAAGAGATGTCTATTTATTTGCCCAGGACTTTACTGTTTATGGTGGAGCGTTAGGGGAAATGCATGCAAAAAAAATTGCCGCTGTTATGGATTTGGCAGTCAAAAATAGAACGCCTTTTATAGGATTGAATGATTCAGGCGGTGCGAGAATCCAAGAAGGTGTTTCCTCGCTGGATGGTTATGGGCAAGTCTTTTATCGGAATTCCATATATTCAGGGGTTATTCCTCAGATTTCAGTCATTATGGGACCATGTGCAGGGGGAGCGGTCTACTCTCCTGCCATTACGGATTTTGTCATCATGGTGGAGAAAACCTCTCAAATGTTTATCACAGGTCCAAAGGTGATTGAGACAGTAACTGGGGAGCAGATTTCTGCTGAGGACCTTGGCGGTGCACACGTACATAATACGTTAAGTGGAAATGCCCATTTGAAGACAGAAGATGAGGCGTCTGCGTTAGATGCCGTAAAAGACCTCGTAAGTTATCTTCCGCAAAGCAACATGGATCCAACCCCCGAAGTTGAAGTGGAAGAAGAGGATGATTATAGACCGGATATCACAGATAAAATTCCTTTTGATCCTCTTCGCCCTTATGATGTAAGGGTGATCATTGATGAGGTAGTTGATCAGGATTCGTTCTTTGAAATTCATAAAGATTTTGCAAAAAACATTGTTGTTGGATTTGGGAGATTAAAAGGTAGAACAATCGGCCTCGTATGCAACCAGCCGAAATATATGGCAGGAGGGTTGGATATAGATTCTAGTGACAAAGCCTCTAGATTCATTCGATTCTGTGACTCCTTCAACATTCCATTAATTACGTTTGAAGATGTTACAGGCTTCTTCCCTGGGATCAAACAAGAGCATGGAGGTATTATCCGCCATGGAGCGAAGATCCTGTATGCATATTCTGAGGCGACTGTACCAAAACTTACTGTCATTACTAGGAAAGCTTATGGAGGAGCCTACGTTGCTCTAAATAGTAAATCTATTGGAGCAGACCTTGTCTATGCCTGGCCTAACGCTGAAATAGCGGTTATGGGACCAGAAGGGGCAGCCAACATCATTTTTGCAAAAGAGATTAAAGAGAGTGATAATCCTGAAGAAACGCGTCAACATAAGATTAATGAATACAGAGAACGATTTGCTAATCCTTACGTAGCAGCGGGATTAGGAATGGTTGACGATGTCATTGATCCAAGGGAGACAAGGTCGACGTTAATTAAAGCATTAGATATGCTGAAAAACAAACAAGAAGACAGGCCGTATAAAAAGCATGGGAATATTCCTCTCTAA
- a CDS encoding M20/M25/M40 family metallo-hydrolase, with product MVSINKERLLEEFLELVQVDSETTQEEKIAVVLKEKFESLGLEVLEDKAKSITGHGANNLICNLKGTKEDADTIYFTSHMDTVVPGNGVKPSVEDGFVVTDGTSILGADDKAGVAAILEAIRSLKENNVEHGDLQFIITVGEESGLVGAKALDSSLLKAKFGYALDSDGQVGNIIVAAPTQAKLNAVVKGKTAHAGVAPEKGISAITLASKAIAKMPLGRIDDETTANIGRFEGGQKTNIVCDHVEILAEARSLVPEKMEEQVEKMKKAFLETAEDMGGEVELDVEVMYPGFKQKAGDEVVEVARSAAAKIGRESELLTSGGGSDANIIAGYGIPTVNLAVGYEEIHTTNERMPIAELEKVAELVTAIIKEVAE from the coding sequence ATGGTATCGATTAATAAAGAGCGTTTATTAGAAGAATTTTTAGAATTGGTTCAGGTAGACTCTGAAACCACTCAAGAAGAAAAAATTGCAGTGGTATTAAAAGAGAAGTTTGAAAGCCTGGGCCTTGAAGTACTGGAGGATAAAGCGAAGTCCATCACAGGGCACGGGGCAAATAATTTAATCTGTAATTTAAAAGGTACAAAAGAAGATGCAGATACGATTTATTTTACCTCCCACATGGACACGGTTGTGCCAGGCAATGGCGTTAAACCAAGTGTGGAAGACGGTTTTGTCGTAACAGACGGTACTTCGATTCTCGGTGCTGATGATAAAGCGGGAGTAGCTGCGATTCTTGAAGCTATCCGTTCTCTAAAGGAAAATAATGTTGAACACGGTGATTTACAGTTCATTATTACGGTTGGAGAAGAGAGCGGATTAGTCGGAGCCAAGGCTCTCGACAGCTCGCTTCTAAAGGCGAAATTTGGGTATGCACTTGATAGTGATGGGCAAGTAGGAAATATTATCGTAGCAGCTCCTACTCAGGCGAAACTGAATGCCGTCGTCAAAGGAAAGACTGCACATGCAGGCGTTGCGCCGGAAAAGGGAATCTCTGCAATTACCCTGGCATCTAAAGCAATTGCAAAGATGCCTCTTGGCCGTATCGATGATGAAACAACGGCTAACATAGGAAGGTTTGAAGGTGGTCAGAAAACAAATATCGTATGTGACCATGTAGAAATACTAGCTGAAGCTCGCTCTCTTGTCCCAGAGAAAATGGAAGAGCAAGTGGAAAAGATGAAAAAAGCTTTTCTTGAGACAGCAGAAGATATGGGTGGCGAAGTAGAACTTGATGTGGAAGTGATGTATCCAGGGTTTAAACAAAAAGCTGGGGACGAAGTAGTTGAAGTTGCCAGATCTGCCGCTGCCAAAATAGGACGTGAAAGTGAATTGTTGACGAGTGGAGGCGGAAGTGATGCGAATATTATTGCAGGTTATGGTATTCCGACCGTCAATTTGGCTGTAGGCTATGAGGAAATTCATACAACTAATGAGCGTATGCCAATTGCAGAGCTTGAAAAAGTAGCTGAACTTGTGACCGCCATTATAAAAGAAGTAGCCGAATAA